Proteins from one Pirellulaceae bacterium genomic window:
- a CDS encoding CBS domain-containing protein, with product MKRQRTCRRLYNNTAMLMTGDIEIRQIMTRTPETMRPGDTIERARQMFEKQAADYLVVSKPNGTLVGLLSRYYIARTKAKRVSDAMLPRPFYVSMDTMLSPTVTQMLNEGVSCVAVVENHRVIGIVTTQDIQLTFQAVLHVLAKKSNEIQLTDGIAACLGEEQSNYQSSSPK from the coding sequence ATGAAACGTCAACGAACGTGCCGTCGTCTTTATAACAACACTGCAATGTTAATGACCGGCGACATCGAAATACGCCAAATCATGACGCGGACACCTGAGACGATGCGCCCAGGGGATACGATTGAACGGGCACGGCAAATGTTCGAGAAACAAGCGGCCGACTATCTTGTCGTTTCTAAGCCGAATGGCACGCTCGTCGGCCTTCTGAGTCGCTACTACATTGCTCGCACGAAAGCGAAACGAGTCTCAGATGCCATGTTGCCGAGACCATTTTACGTTTCGATGGATACAATGCTTAGCCCCACAGTGACGCAAATGCTAAACGAAGGTGTCTCTTGCGTCGCCGTCGTTGAAAACCATCGAGTCATCGGCATCGTTACCACCCAGGACATTCAATTAACTTTCCAAGCCGTGCTGCACGTCCTGGCGAAGAAGTCAAATGAAATTCAGTTGACGGACGGAATTGCCGCCTGCCTTGGAGAAGAGCAATCAAACTATCAGTCTTCTTCGCCAAAAT